TTATAAATAACTATTTCTTCCAGTGTCAATCCCCAGGTCCATCGTCCACTCTTGCTGTTTTCTTTCGGGTGTTGGCTACCGTCAGTCTTGGATTGCttgtgctttttgtttttgctgtaCCCAGGTACACCCGACTCCGTACTACCGACTCCCAGCCGATGATGCCCAGGTGTACAGCCACCGAGCGGAGGAGCATGACAAACAGTTGCAGCCAAAGCAAATAATTAGTATACATCGATTATCTTGCGCTCAGTTCCGACCTGGCCTGTGGCTACTGTGCAGTGCGGATTCTGGCGGATTCTGcaactggctggctggctggcaaaCTGGATCTCCTCCACTACCAGACCAGATGTTGGCACGTTGCACACGCGCTCCCTGCCAGCATCCCAGAATCATCATTCGACTCCGAGCAACTGGGCGTGTGTCGAGCGCCTACGCGACCCAAACACAGCCCACAAAACGGGTTCCCCCTCGCAATTCGAAGTCCGCGATTCCGCAGATTCGCGCGATCCGAGTTCGCCATATGTGAGTGTGCTCGTAAAATGCTGAGCCAGAAACTGTACGCCAACCCAACCAGATCTGCAGCCCTCCATCCCAAGCTCCATcaccaactccaactccatctccaactccaactcctaCTCCAGCTCCCAGCTTGGGACGTGTGCTCAGCTCGTGCCAATTTCTTTGGGGAGCTCCAACTTTTACAGTCGCCTGCGAAACGTTTTGTCTTCAACTTGGTTTCTGcatataaataagaatattcACGAACAAATAAACAGGGcctacatataaatatatatacattaatGGGGGAGAATAGGGTGGATCAGTCTGGTCTTAGGTTTATGCGTTTTTCTAAGACTTATCAGTAGATGTATTAGAAGTACCCCTTTATttgtacataaaataatatttaagtaaaacttctgtaaaataatatataaacgGTTTTGCATATTctcagtattttttttttattacctCGATCCACCTTAATGACTATGCACAACCGTGCCTCTGTCTATAAGCTTAGATGGCAACGCGTCTAGAAAAGGTTGGGCCGCAATTGCAATAATGTGCCATTTTTAATTAGTCCCATGAATAAAATTGACAACCCACCACAACTGACGAGCTGAGGGGTAGCCCAGGGGGATCAGATCGGAATGTCATAAAGTCGATTTTAGCTGTGCATTCCAAGGATGGAAAATTCCGATGCACTGCGTGACGGCAGGTTGATTGAATGCGACCCAAATTGATCGAGGTTGTGTGTGCCGCCTCCATTACTCCTCCAGTAATTGGCTGCCTAGCTAGGTCGAAGctattattaaaatcaataacaaATTACAGTagttttattacttaaatatataattttgtaatatgTAAGTAAGTAATAaacttgtttttaaatatacaggAAGAgctttcttaaaataatttttagctttaaattatttaaattaatagttTATCTGGAATAATTCTAAATCAAATACAACTTactaataaatcaaaaaatataattaccattttttttttaatttaaaaatctaattttaaatttttacataattttcttTAGGAAATGTTCAAGCATTCatcattcataattatttaattttacctTAAACTTTTAAGTATTTTCCTGGATTTACTATCTAATTATCCAGGTAGCTGGCTAccacaaaacataaaataaatataactcaAGCTGTTAATATCACCAAGCCCTAACAGCCCGCAGCCCTTTTGTCTAATtgagcaataaataaattagagcTAATTGCCTCCATTGTCGATCAACTGAAATGTGGCTTTTCGAGGGAGTTTTCGGTTTTAGCCAGACCCTTTTAGACACTCAATTTCTGAGGGCTGAATTATAGCAATCATCGAGGCACACACGGCTCAGCAGAGCAGATTTAGCAATTCTTGCCGGGTTTCCGGCTAAGCAAAAAGCTCTTAAGGCTAATGAGTGCGAGATCGAGTTCGTTCCCTGCTGATTTCCAAGTTGCTACCGGTTAACGCTCTGATTCTCGATTGAAATCGCTACTTTCATCGGCACAATCATCGTTATGATGATTATGAAATCTCCTCCTTCCGTTCGTGGCACTCTGCTGTAGCTGTACTTTTTGAGCCCCAGCTGGTCTTGGACTTGGCCAAAAGCAAACACCGAACAAGACCGCTACCTGCAGGCCGGCCACTCCACGTTCTTGTCTAGTGAAATGTAGAAGcatcattaatttttttttagtttgccTTGATTCCAGCCAGCTTTTATGCCTTTCAGCTTTGGAACCTGGAACATAGTTGCAGGTAAGTATTATAATTGCGGAAtgaaaggagagagagagagagagggatcCAGTAAAAAAAAGTGACCCATAATTACCCAGGCAGACGGAGAACAATCATGGGAAAAATGACTGTAACCCAGCCCGGTCCCATGCCACCACCTCTTTCTCTGCTCGCTGGTGTCCCTCTTATAAAGTACAATTATTTGAGCAATGCtatgttttatgttttatgaTTATCTTGCCGTTTACACAGCACGCACAAAGAAATAATGAAGGCGGTGAATAAGAGTCTGAAAGCTAAATTCGGGAGTCCACATTAACCATAAAACTCAAGACCTAAAAGTATGAATATATGAAATTAGTTTAGGAGTGAAATATTTGTActaataaaacatattttataactTCATTTAGAggtaaaaaactaaaattatataagaaaattaataactaTAAGTAAATTACTTAATATAGAATAGTATTCTTCAATTAAATCGAAAAGTAACTGATGAGGCTCTGAAGAGACCTTGCCTCATCAATGGTTTCTACATTAAAACCTTTGTAGAATTACCAAAAATGGTAAtttaaatacagaaaaatcttttttatattgttaataaaaaaatgattGCAAAAATTCGACCatattcaaatataaaatcaaaagaacatgccttcaaaattaaatgaaaaactgTCATGTATATCttgataatatatttatttaaaaagtaggattacaaatattttaaaattataaactcCCTTCACTCTGTTACAAAAATCTCCTTAAATACGTTATATCCTCTACCATCAagagtatacatatataaaagaaCCCAGAAAAGCCTGGAAAAGGCGCACAAtctcagcaggagcaggagcagaacaGATCGGGTCATTATTGCATTCGGCTCCCTGTCGCCCAGATAATAGTCTTCATCTCATCTCGGAGTCTCTGTTTTCGTTCTGGggcaatttgattttttattatcgCCATCGCCGCCGTCACCGTCGTTGGCCGGCTTTTTTACCTTTACCTTTGCATTTACCTGTacctcgttttttttttttcattttttaagaaCAAGTGCATCGCGCGGTGGCACTGGCAAGTGCATTACCACCTTTAGGGCTCTTTTTTGGACCCGGTCTGTACCCTAACCTATGCTAATTAGAGCGACGGCCTCGGCCTTGTTTTTATGCGCCTTTTAGCGTGAATTGTCCGCTGTTACCCTGGCTTTGTCTCGCTATCTTTACACGGAGAGAAGTCAATTGGGAACAGAActgcttaaaaataatgttttactGAAgaagttaaatataaatatgcataggaattaaaaaataaatacaaagtaCAAGTAAAGAGTATAAAATTTCAAGAAGATATTTGCCAGTAACGTGTTATATTCTTACATTTTAACATATAATGTTAACAAGTTCTTCTGTCTGCGatcttaaatacaaaataggattttagaaaaatctaaaaagtaaatattcattttaaatctgaaaaacaaataaactcCAAACagaatttttcttttcaaacaTTTCTTCTCTGTGTAGTGGTGTTGCATAAATTTTCTGCTTGACGTCAGCATGAATGTTTAATTAATGCCGCGACCAACTTTCATGGGAAAAGTTGAAGCGGAAGAAACGGTTAGGCGGAAATTGGGAATTGGTTCCTGGCAACAAACGATTTTAGCTTGCATTCTGTAAATTCcgtttttattcattattgtttttttttttttttttttttatttgcgtGCAACCGCAGGACAGGTGGACGGGTGGGCAGGTGGGTCACAGGTGTGTCCTCGGTAGGGTGCATAACCGCAACCAAAGCGTGACGCGGAATCAGACTGGCCGCGACTGCATGCCGTACTGTACCAAAAAGGTCAGATAGGTGACCATTGCTGAGAGGAAGAACAAGGTCAGCTCGTTGGAGACCTCAAAGAGGCCCAAGGGACGTACTCGTAGCTCCTGGTGATTCAAGCGGCCCAGAAAGAGGTCCATctgaatagaaaaaaatatacagaaatatataagttattaatttttgttcttttttaaaGAGTTAGGATGTTTctctaaatttaaatcaagaaaataaCTGCAGAAGCTATACAACTATTCTTTGAATATCCTTTCTATATTCTAATCCTTACCTTAATATGATATCTCTTGCACTCAGTCACATAATAGTTCTCCAGACTCAGCCTCTTCACCAGTCGAGAACCACTGATAGCTAAATGAACCGACATGGTTAGGAGCACCACATCAATGAGTAGCTTTATCACCAGACCCCAGAGACTAAAGATGTACTGCCCTCGCAAGATGGCATGGTAGGAAACCATGGCCATGGCCGAAAGGCTCTGAGCCAGGGTGAGAAATAAAGGCAAATCGAAGAGGTTCTGAAAACGGCGGGTCACTTGATAAATATCCTCATAAAGAGCCAAGCACTTGTCCAAACTTTTAATAGCTTGGCGACTAGGTTGCCGATGTTCCTCACAGTTCAACGATCCTAATTGAGCCTTCAATTGGCAATCCACATAGTTGTTCAAGTCCTTGTAAAGGATGCCTACGCTCAAGTAGCCAATAAAGCAAAAATGCATAATCATTCCAGTGCTAATGGAGGTATAGAAATCGCACACAATGGTTAGCAGGATCCAAGGAGATAACTGCAGTCGAAAGGCCAAGAAAACAAACAGCAAGGATATGGCTTTAAAGGACAATAAAACCAACTCATGGCTGCCTCCGAATCCGGAACTTCCTCCCCCTTTAGTTAGCCACTTTAAGCGTTGAAACAGCTCCAGGTAAGTGTTGACCAAGCCAAGTAGCTCCTCGGCGAACCTTAGCTGCATAACCAGGATAATGGCACTGCAGACCA
Above is a genomic segment from Drosophila kikkawai strain 14028-0561.14 chromosome 3R, DkikHiC1v2, whole genome shotgun sequence containing:
- the Gr93b gene encoding putative gustatory receptor 93b, which encodes MLIKLNFMPQSPRCLNVPRISELLLRICCLYGTVFGVITFGIERKENSQLVARDRRGYRWFCVIIRLLASFFYGYSYEAWAGQYATDWYLRVFFMLRLAGCLVCSAIILVMQLRFAEELLGLVNTYLELFQRLKWLTKGGGSSGFGGSHELVLLSFKAISLLFVFLAFRLQLSPWILLTIVCDFYTSISTGMIMHFCFIGYLSVGILYKDLNNYVDCQLKAQLGSLNCEEHRQPSRQAIKSLDKCLALYEDIYQVTRRFQNLFDLPLFLTLAQSLSAMAMVSYHAILRGQYIFSLWGLVIKLLIDVVLLTMSVHLAISGSRLVKRLSLENYYVTECKRYHIKMDLFLGRLNHQELRVRPLGLFEVSNELTLFFLSAMVTYLTFLVQYGMQSRPV